One region of Desmodus rotundus isolate HL8 chromosome 11, HLdesRot8A.1, whole genome shotgun sequence genomic DNA includes:
- the LOC123479503 gene encoding adenylate cyclase type 10 encodes MQKRDRIETQCESAVRIFCPVFVALQVVSTYVALSQFSQNVGDREKWLHCERMAVQKSSLCWFSREGLLATARLMQALAFTKLCLGHLDLSIKLGFQAHEICRHLKKPALENLVLSVLFRSAFLKKKFDLCVHVLDSQWALISQGHDILGLACFYSACLDLLLYGKGLLYRPFEECLRFIQYYEHSCVLTSQSNVMLGIHSSLAMWFAQDSQWTLFEHHFSKALQLVKRTNASLFGSHGFVRFLECHVLMLQKMPEGVFMHIRPETQGQVTKYFKEFFSRCVTCPVYHQWVSELKASVMRYGKREFMSLTNIIRPFDTCLNRFWIDREFLEENKSFEGNTEI; translated from the exons ATGCAGAAGAGGGACAGGATAGAAACGCAGTGTGAAAGTGCAGTCAGAATATTTTGCCCTGTGTTTGTCGCCCTGCAGGTTGTCTCCACCTACGTGGCCCTCTCCCAGTTCTCCCAGAACGTGGGCGACAGGGAGAAGTGGCTGCACTGTGAGCGAATGGCCGTTCAGAAAAGCAGCCTATGTTGGTTCTCCAGGGAGGGGTTGCTGGCCACAGCCCGGCTCATGCAGGCCTTGGCCTTCACCAAGCTCTGCCTCGGCCATCTTGACCTCTCCATCAAGCTGG GTTTTCAAGCTCATGAGATATGCAGACATCTCAAGAAACCAGCTCTGGAGAATCTGGTTCTCTCAGTTCTCTTCAGATCtgcatttctgaaaaagaa GTTTGATCTGTGTGTCCATGTGCTGGACAGTCAGTGGGCACTCATTTCCCAGGGTCATGACATCCTTGGCCTGGCTTGCTTCTATTCTGCTTGCTTAGATCTGCTGCTCTACGGAAAAG GACTGCTGTATCGGCCCTTTGAGGAGTGTCTGCGTTTCATTCAATACTATGAGCATAGCTGCGTTCTAACTTCTCAGAGCAATGTCATGCTGGGGATCCACTCCTCTCTGGCCATGTG gtttGCCCAGGACTCACAGTGGACCCTGTTTGAGCACCACTTCTCCAAGGCTCTCCAGTTGGTGAAAAGAACCAATGCCTCACTCTTTGGTTCACATGGCTTTGTCCGATTCCTGGAGTGCCACGTGCTCATGTTGCAGAAAATGCCAGAGGGTGTCTTCATGCACATTCGCCCAGAGACTCAGGGCCAAGTCACAAAG taCTTTAAAGAGTTTTTCTCTCGATGTGTGACCTGCCCTGTCTATCACCAGTGGGTTTCTGAGCTTAAAGCATCTGTAATGAGATATGGAAAGAGAGAATTCATGTCTTTGACTAACATCATCAGGCCTTTTGACACCTGCTTGAACAGGTTTTGGATAGACAGAGAATTCCTGGAGGAAAACAAGTCCTTTGAAGGAAATACGGA GATTTGA
- the TREML1 gene encoding trem-like transcript 1 protein, translating into MGPNLLLLLLLLGLAGQGSAEELQAPMGGSLQVHCLYGLQDLKARKVWCRFLPEGCQPLVSSAVDRGAPGHSRTFLTDLGSGLLQVEMIALREEDAGEYGCVVEGDTGPQTVHRVTLKILPAAPGLNEEEEVDSLAEDLSLDPVASASPLEPRQDEKSIPLIWGSALLLGLLVVAVVLFAVLARKKGNRLVFCGQSQSSEAPGMAPSSMVHVGDSGLAVDVPSNIPYARLDSPPSFDNTTYTSLPFEPPARKPPYPAPSSTPPLTCSKPVTYATVIFPGGHKGGGASGEPAQDPPNSQTPPS; encoded by the exons ATGGGTCCCAacctgctcctcctgctgctgctcctgggacTCGCAG GCCAGGGCTCAGCTGAGGAGCTGCAGGCACCCATGGGGGGCTCCCTTCAGGTGCACTGTCTCTACGGACTCCAGGACCTCAAAGCTCGGAAGGTGTGGTGCCGGTTCTTGCCGGAGGGGTGCCAGCCCTTGGTGTCTTCAGCAGTGGATCGCGGGGCCCCAGGGCACAGCCGCACATTCCTCACTGACCTGGGGAGTGGCCTGCTCCAGGTGGAGATGATTGCCCTGAGGGAGGAGGATGCTGGGGAATACGGCTGTGTGGTGGAGGGAGACACTGGGCCCCAGACAGTGCACAGAGTGACTCTGAAAATCCTCCCTGCAG CTCCTGGCCTGAACGAGGAAGAGGAGGTTGACAGTTTGGCTGAGGACCTTTCCTTAGACCCTGTAGCCAGTGCCAGCCCTCTGGAACCCAGGCAGGATGAGAAGAG CATCCCCCTGATCTGGGGCTCTGCGCTGCTGCTGGGCTTactggtggtggcagtggtgctGTTTGCTGTGTTGGCCAGAAAGAAAG GGAACAGGCTTGTTTTCTGTGGCCAATCCCAGAGCAGCGAAGCTCCAGGCATG GCACCCTCCTCAATGGTCCACGTCGGTGATTCTGGACTGGCTGTAGATGTGCCGTCGAACATCCCATATGCGAGGCTCGACTCACCGCCTTCCTTTGACAATACCACCTATACCAGCCTACCTTTTGAGCCCCCAGCAAGGAAACCCCCATACCCAGCCCCATCCTCCACACCCCCTCTGACCTGCTCCAAGCCTGTGACATATGCCACAGTCATCTTCCCTGGAGGGCATAAGGGTGGAGGGGCCTCCGGGGAGCCAGCCCAGGATCCCCCGAATAGCCAGACCCCCCCCAGCTGA